TAAGGGACTTGGTCGTACAGACATATGAGGTTCCTATTTTACTGTTTTTTTAATTTTAAAGAATTCAAATTTTAGGCCGCTTGCTCTCTGTTCCACCTCTTGGTTCATGCTGAGTATTATTCTCTTTTTCATACTCAGTTAAGTATTGGTAGACACTGCTTACGCTTATGCGATGGGTTTGTGCGATTAATTCTACAGACAAACCTTCACTTCTTGCCAAAATTACACACAAACGTGTGTATTCATGCTTGTCTTTTGTCTGCCTGACACGCCTTTCCATGTGTAATTTTGCTTCAGAAGATAAATCCATTTTAACCCATAAATAACTTGGACTAACATGTTAACAAATTTTAATTAAAATCAGCTTAAAAATTCCAGCTTTCAGCTGGAAGGACTGTATTTCACTGATTGAAGTTTGAGCAGCATTTGCATGGTGAAAAAAGAACAGACAGGCTATAAAACCAAATATTATTCGCATCATCGTTTAGCTCCCTAATTAGCGCAAGGTATCCCTTACAATCTGAAAGCATTGGATAATACTCAAAATGCCGGTATTTTCACGAATAGAATTTTTGCAGAACCATTAAAAGTAAGGCTGCGTTTCTCGTTTCATACAATTCTTTTTTTGATCTATTTTGTCACAAGTTAACCAAATAGTGGCGATTATTAGTTGATACCTTCAACGTTGGCTTATACTGTGGCATCTTTCCATTCATTTTCTTTCTTCGTAAATAATTAAGAGATGACCTGAAATTTAAAGCATTTCGCCGGTTAAAATAACTTGAATCGAAAGCCTGACTAATCTATAAATTAATGGACCTCTCTACCTAAAGAGGTTAAGTTAAATCTTTAAATTAGGAGTTTTTTTATGGACACAAAAGCTCTACAAGAAGAATCCAAAAATCTTCAAAATGATGATTTTGAAATCTTCGAACTAGATATGATTGACCGACCATGCTTGCAGCATGATCAATAAACAAAAGGGCTGGAAACAGCCCTTTAACATCCTAAAACAAGATGAATGTGAAACCATGGTAAATCATAATACAGATTTTTTGCAAACTAATATAACGACAAAATTACGCTTTCCCAGTCCGATGACAAAGAATTATTGGGCTATAGAAGAGCTATCTGAAAAAAAGCTTTATGCCGTGCCTTTTGTTGGGGCTTTGATGGTTGCAGCATGCGCAAAGCCTATTACAAAATCAACCCTATTTGAATTCCTTGCTTCTAAATTGAATATCCAGACTGAGCAATTTGAAAACGCACTAAAAAACCTGATTTCTAAAAATATCATCCTCCCTAGTGAAAAACAAGAAGATTATCGTCCCTTATTCGACAATTTTCTAAATTGGACAAAATCAGGGTGGGAGGATGCTGCAAATTATCACTTCTTTACTTGGGATGCTCCTTTTCTTGATTATACAAAGGAAGGAGATGGTCATGATATAGACCGTAAGAAAATGATTAAATACCAAAGTCTCCAACCAGATACACAACGTTATAAAGAATACGCCTCACCTATTAAAAATATCCCACTCCCCTCTTTAGATATGCCTGCTGATCAAGCACAAGGATATGCAATTTCGGAGAAGATTAAACACCTATTAGCAATTGCATTTGGGAAAAAAGGAGAAAAGCCGTGTCATTGGATTGATGATGTCCCACTCATCAGAAGAACAAGTCCTTCAGGGGGAAGTCGTCACCCCACAGAAGGTTATTTTTTGTCTATCGACCTCCAAGGCATTCAAAAAGGGTTTTATCACATTCAAACTGACCCTATTTCGCTTTCTTTAATATCAGAGGATAAATCTAGTCTTTTAGAAGACTTTGTGGGAAAAGACTCTGCTAAATCGGTCGGTGCAATTGTTCTAACTAGCGTTTTTGAAAGAAATATGTACCGCTATCGAGAACCGAGAACATTTAGAACGATCCATATGGATATAGGTCATATTTTAGCGACTATAGAAATGCTTGCACAAGAATTCGGCATGAAAACTCGCATTCATTTGAATTTCAATGAAGAAGCTTTATTACAAAAAATTGGAGCTTCAATGCTGGATGAAGGAGTAATGGCTGTTGTGACTTTGCATGAGGAGAAATGCTAACTATGGATTTATCTTATCTAACCTTTGCATCTTTTGAAGATCTTTCAATAAAGCTAAAAAGTCCCTTACATAACATCATGAGAATTTATAGTGCCTCCTCTTTTTGTGATTATCTGATCGAGTATCAAAATTCTCAACAAATCCCATCTACTGATTCTGATAAGTCCTCTAAAATCGAGCATTGGTGGGAGCGTAAGTGGCAAGTGTCATTGGATTACTATTTGTCCTCCCCTCCTGAACAAATTAGAAGACAGCAAACTGAAGCGGCCACTTCTTCGAACCAGCAATGTGTCGATTTTGTTTTTCCTGATAAAATAGAGAATGCTCAGCTCTCTCCTATGCAAGCTCTTTTGAATAGAAAAACTCATCGGAAATTTCAAGAGATCTCAATACCCTTGCGTTTGCTATCTACATTGCTAGGGGAACTCAAAGAGGAAATTTTAGCGGATATTTGGAAATATTACATCGTGATTTTCAATATCGAAGGCATTCAACCAGGGATTTATCGCTACTGTTCCATTCAACATGGGCTTTATTTGGTCAAGCAGGGATTATTTCGAAATGAAGCTGTGAATCTGCTGTGTGGGATGGCTGCTTCATACACCGCAGCGTTTTTAGTCATTTTGGCTATTGATTTAGAAGAAGCGATGAAGAAATTTCCTTACAATCGAGCATTAAGAGAAATATATATTGATTCAGGTAGACTCGCGCAAAAAATTCTCTTGAAAGGAATGCAACACTCGATAGGGGGTCTGCCATCTCCCGCAATGAGAGATAGTCAAATGTGTTCATTTTTAGAGATTGATCCAAGTAAATGCATTCCTATCTATAGTATTACGATGGGAATCGTCCCAGAAAACTCTATAAATGTTAGGGCTACTAAATGATTTTGCGTCTTCAATCCAGTTGGGAAATAAGAAAAAAAGAAGGAAATGTTATCGAGATATCCTCTTCTTTTAGAAAAAAGAAGTACGAAATCAAATCAGAAAACCCCTCTATTTTCTTATTCCTCAATTCACTAAGTAAAGGCATTCAATATCCTGAAGATTTACCTAAAATCGCAGAAAAATTTGGTCTAAAGGAAAATTCTCTTCATTCTTTGATTTCTAAGTTTAAATCATATGGAATTTTTATTGAGGATGATAAGAGTCCAAGCCCTACTTTAGAGACTCTTTATGATAGGCAAATTCGTTTTTTTAGAACTTTTGAAAATCAAACTACTTCTGGGGAACAGATCAACGAAAATTTACAAAATAGGACTGTTTTAATCGTTGGTCTTGGAGGATATGGGTCTTGGGTAGCACTTTTATGTGCACGCATGGGGATTCGTAATATTATCGGTATCGACTTTGATCGTGTAGAAATTTCAAATTTGCATCGTCAAATCCTTTATGATCGAGGAGATCTAGGTAGTCTTAAAATACATGCATGTGAGAAAAGAATTAAAGAAGCCGATTCGGAAATCAATTTTGTTGGACACTGCTTAAAGGTGGGCGGTACGGAAGATCTTTATCCTTTCATGGAGAATATAGACCTCGTTTTTAATCCATTCAGTTATCTTCCATCTAAAAAAGCATCAGATCACCCATCTGGTATGATTGCGCAAGCTGCCATGATTAAAGGTAAGCCATGTTTAACCTTTGGGGGATCTTGGATAGGTCCATTAACGATTCCTAGCAAAAGTATATGCTATTTTTGTGCGATTAAAGCATTAGAATTAAATGGCAATCTCGATCCTGAGCTTCGAAATCAAAATATCCAAAAGCGAGCGTTTGCTCCTCCGATTGCAACCTGTTGTTCAATGGCAGTTCATGAGGCATCTCGATTTCTATCTGGTTGTGATGATTCTCAAGTATTAGATGGGATGATACAACTAGACATGTTTGCATTCTCTAATAGTCGATATCTTCCGCTTGAGCCTAGTTCTGAATGCTGCTTTTGCAATACATGCGAAACAAATAATTTCAAGGTTACTTCATGAGTACATATGCACTTAAAACCATAAATCTTTCCAAAAACTTTTGGAAAAAAGCATCTTGGTTTGCAAAAAAAGAACTTATTCCTGCTGTTAAACATTTAAATCTTGAAATTAAGCCTGGTGAGTCGGTGGCTTTCCTCGGTCCTAATGGAGCAGGGAAAAGTACATCGATTAAATTGATATGCGGTATTTTAAAACCTACAGAGGGTGAATCTTGGATTGAAAACTATCCATCTGGAACTACAGAAGCCAATAAATGCCTAGGATTAGTTTTTGGAACCCGCAGTAATTTATGGATGTTTATCACCGTGCAGCAAAGCCTGGAAATGATTGGAGCCATCTACAATCTATCTAGAAAGGATACTTTATCGAGAATTCACTTATTAGCTGAATTATTCGAAATTACCCATTTTCTTCATTCTCCTCCCAATACATTGTCACTGGGCGAACGCATGCGCTGTGAAATTGTTGCCGGCTTGATCCATCGTCCCTCCATTTTGCTAGCGGATGAACCCACAATTGGACTTGATGTTGTCGGTAAAACAAAATTCAGACTTTTATTAAAGCAATGGCAAGAAGAAGAAAAAACAACGGTGCTTCTTACAAGCCATGACCTTACCGATGTAGAAGCGATTTGCAATCGAGCTATTCTCATCAACAAAGGGCAAGTGGGCTATGACGGGTCTCTTCAAGGATTAAAAGGAGGATTGGCTTCGAAAAGAAACATTAAACTCCTGCTTTCAACACCTAGCTTGCAAAATTTAGGAGAAATCAAAGAAGGAATTCAAGTGATTGAAGAGAATGGTCTTATCAAAAAATTTCAAATTGATATCCAGCAGATTTCTCCGATTTCCGCGATCGATTACTTTATGACAATCTTTAAAAACAATATCGTCGATATTTCAGTTGAAGAGATTAGTTTGGAGTCGATTATTGCTCAATGGTATTCCGGTGAGAAGAAATG
This DNA window, taken from Candidatus Protochlamydia phocaeensis, encodes the following:
- a CDS encoding helix-turn-helix domain-containing protein encodes the protein MERRVRQTKDKHEYTRLCVILARSEGLSVELIAQTHRISVSSVYQYLTEYEKENNTQHEPRGGTESKRPKI
- a CDS encoding SagB/ThcOx family dehydrogenase, which gives rise to MINKQKGWKQPFNILKQDECETMVNHNTDFLQTNITTKLRFPSPMTKNYWAIEELSEKKLYAVPFVGALMVAACAKPITKSTLFEFLASKLNIQTEQFENALKNLISKNIILPSEKQEDYRPLFDNFLNWTKSGWEDAANYHFFTWDAPFLDYTKEGDGHDIDRKKMIKYQSLQPDTQRYKEYASPIKNIPLPSLDMPADQAQGYAISEKIKHLLAIAFGKKGEKPCHWIDDVPLIRRTSPSGGSRHPTEGYFLSIDLQGIQKGFYHIQTDPISLSLISEDKSSLLEDFVGKDSAKSVGAIVLTSVFERNMYRYREPRTFRTIHMDIGHILATIEMLAQEFGMKTRIHLNFNEEALLQKIGASMLDEGVMAVVTLHEEKC
- a CDS encoding SagB/ThcOx family dehydrogenase, which gives rise to MDLSYLTFASFEDLSIKLKSPLHNIMRIYSASSFCDYLIEYQNSQQIPSTDSDKSSKIEHWWERKWQVSLDYYLSSPPEQIRRQQTEAATSSNQQCVDFVFPDKIENAQLSPMQALLNRKTHRKFQEISIPLRLLSTLLGELKEEILADIWKYYIVIFNIEGIQPGIYRYCSIQHGLYLVKQGLFRNEAVNLLCGMAASYTAAFLVILAIDLEEAMKKFPYNRALREIYIDSGRLAQKILLKGMQHSIGGLPSPAMRDSQMCSFLEIDPSKCIPIYSITMGIVPENSINVRATK
- a CDS encoding ThiF family adenylyltransferase produces the protein MILRLQSSWEIRKKEGNVIEISSSFRKKKYEIKSENPSIFLFLNSLSKGIQYPEDLPKIAEKFGLKENSLHSLISKFKSYGIFIEDDKSPSPTLETLYDRQIRFFRTFENQTTSGEQINENLQNRTVLIVGLGGYGSWVALLCARMGIRNIIGIDFDRVEISNLHRQILYDRGDLGSLKIHACEKRIKEADSEINFVGHCLKVGGTEDLYPFMENIDLVFNPFSYLPSKKASDHPSGMIAQAAMIKGKPCLTFGGSWIGPLTIPSKSICYFCAIKALELNGNLDPELRNQNIQKRAFAPPIATCCSMAVHEASRFLSGCDDSQVLDGMIQLDMFAFSNSRYLPLEPSSECCFCNTCETNNFKVTS
- a CDS encoding ATP-binding cassette domain-containing protein, whose translation is MSTYALKTINLSKNFWKKASWFAKKELIPAVKHLNLEIKPGESVAFLGPNGAGKSTSIKLICGILKPTEGESWIENYPSGTTEANKCLGLVFGTRSNLWMFITVQQSLEMIGAIYNLSRKDTLSRIHLLAELFEITHFLHSPPNTLSLGERMRCEIVAGLIHRPSILLADEPTIGLDVVGKTKFRLLLKQWQEEEKTTVLLTSHDLTDVEAICNRAILINKGQVGYDGSLQGLKGGLASKRNIKLLLSTPSLQNLGEIKEGIQVIEENGLIKKFQIDIQQISPISAIDYFMTIFKNNIVDISVEEISLESIIAQWYSGEKK